Proteins found in one Acidimicrobiales bacterium genomic segment:
- a CDS encoding SDR family oxidoreductase, which translates to MTPFNAYRYDGKRVLVVGGSSGMGAATAELVHDAGAEVVVMDFADVTMPGVKGIHVNLAEAGSIDVAVDECGGPVDALFSCAGVADGTPGIEKINFIGHRHLINRLLARGMLPRGSAIGFISSAAGLGWEANLPQLKEYLDLSDFDVAARWAQEHGKADYMWSKQAICAYVARQAMPLLREGIRINAICPGPTDTPLAQQNKELWLGFGADYRAEVDIEASTPLEQAYPLVFLCSDAAVAVTGIIVITDAGYMSSGITETFPAATPIANLLLGR; encoded by the coding sequence ATGACACCCTTCAATGCCTATCGGTACGACGGCAAGCGGGTCTTGGTCGTCGGTGGCTCCAGCGGGATGGGGGCCGCTACTGCTGAGCTGGTGCACGACGCCGGAGCCGAGGTCGTGGTGATGGACTTCGCCGACGTCACCATGCCCGGCGTGAAGGGCATCCACGTCAACCTCGCTGAAGCCGGGTCGATCGACGTCGCCGTTGACGAATGCGGTGGTCCCGTAGACGCCCTCTTCTCGTGTGCCGGCGTGGCCGACGGCACGCCCGGTATCGAGAAGATCAACTTCATCGGCCACCGGCACCTGATCAACCGACTACTCGCCAGAGGCATGCTCCCGCGCGGCTCGGCCATCGGCTTCATCTCCTCGGCCGCCGGGCTCGGCTGGGAGGCGAACCTGCCGCAGCTGAAGGAGTATCTCGACCTCAGCGATTTCGACGTCGCAGCCCGGTGGGCGCAGGAGCACGGCAAGGCCGACTACATGTGGAGCAAGCAGGCGATCTGCGCCTACGTCGCCCGCCAGGCCATGCCGTTGCTCAGGGAGGGCATCCGCATCAACGCCATCTGCCCAGGTCCCACGGATACGCCACTGGCCCAGCAGAACAAGGAGCTGTGGCTGGGGTTCGGCGCCGACTACCGGGCGGAGGTGGACATCGAGGCGTCGACACCGCTCGAGCAGGCGTATCCCCTGGTGTTCCTGTGCAGTGACGCGGCCGTGGCAGTGACCGGGATCATCGTCATCACCGATGCCGGCTACATGAGCTCCGGCATCACCGAGACGTTCCCAGCCGCGACGCCGATCGCCAACCTGCTGCTCGGCCGGTAG
- a CDS encoding class II aldolase/adducin family protein translates to MNFEPTPTKLIPDLSSREELVLLARCLWREGYNDHLAGHITCNLGDGTVLCNPWLVTWDELRPHQVIRIDLDGNVVEGDWPVPLGIPLHLALHAGRPGVGWAVHNHPLYGTVMADMKILPPPMDQSSTLGGGQLALVDEYDGGVDNMVAAREAVERMGQADLALLAGHGVFIVGSTARAVHQRAVALEQRCQRAWHIMAAGQPLATPVPDWWIDRMSRSDGNGFIGFWEAMVRQELRADPTLLEDPGLAGE, encoded by the coding sequence ATGAACTTCGAGCCCACTCCCACCAAATTGATCCCGGACCTGTCCTCCCGCGAGGAGTTGGTCCTGCTCGCCCGATGTCTGTGGCGGGAGGGCTACAACGACCATTTGGCTGGGCACATCACGTGCAACCTCGGAGACGGAACCGTTCTCTGCAATCCCTGGCTCGTCACATGGGACGAGTTGCGTCCCCACCAGGTGATCCGGATCGATCTCGACGGCAACGTCGTAGAGGGCGATTGGCCGGTGCCGCTCGGAATTCCGCTTCATCTCGCCCTGCACGCCGGTCGTCCCGGCGTCGGGTGGGCGGTCCACAACCATCCGCTCTACGGCACCGTGATGGCTGACATGAAGATCCTGCCGCCGCCGATGGACCAGAGCTCGACGCTCGGCGGAGGGCAGCTTGCCCTGGTCGATGAGTACGACGGGGGGGTCGACAACATGGTCGCGGCGCGGGAAGCCGTCGAACGGATGGGACAGGCCGACCTCGCCCTTCTCGCCGGCCACGGTGTCTTCATCGTCGGGTCGACGGCGCGGGCCGTGCACCAGCGGGCGGTCGCCCTCGAGCAGCGCTGTCAGAGGGCGTGGCACATCATGGCGGCCGGCCAGCCGCTTGCCACGCCGGTCCCCGACTGGTGGATCGACCGGATGTCACGCAGCGACGGCAACGGATTCATCGGTTTCTGGGAGGCGATGGTCCGCCAGGAGCTGCGGGCCGACCCCACCCTCCTCGAAGATCCTGGCCTGGCCGGCGAGTGA
- a CDS encoding aldo/keto reductase has product MNPLGRTELDVFPICLGGNVFGWTADEPQSFAVLDAYTAASGNFIDTANSYLVEHGRSETIIGRWIADRATRDQIVLATKVGGGRGPVRNLRAKTIESEAQASLERLQTDHIDLYYAHFDDLETPLEESLGAFDALVQAGTVRHIGASNYTPERLTAAIKLQREHGLAEFTVLQPHYNLVEREFERRILPVADASDLAVVPYFALAKGFLTGKYRPGGEVVRSERADAARAYLDKGGATVLEALDEVASSRDTTVPAVALAWLLAQPSVAAPIASARTTEQLEQILPAATLELTSAEVDRLSATKPQS; this is encoded by the coding sequence GTGAACCCTCTCGGACGCACTGAGCTCGACGTCTTCCCAATCTGCCTTGGCGGCAACGTGTTCGGCTGGACTGCCGACGAACCGCAGTCCTTTGCCGTTCTCGACGCGTACACCGCGGCCAGCGGCAACTTCATCGACACCGCCAACTCCTACCTCGTCGAGCACGGCCGCTCAGAGACGATCATCGGGCGGTGGATAGCCGACCGCGCCACCCGCGACCAGATCGTCCTCGCCACCAAGGTCGGCGGCGGCCGCGGTCCGGTCCGCAACCTCCGGGCGAAAACGATCGAGAGCGAGGCCCAGGCCTCCCTCGAGCGGCTGCAGACCGACCACATCGACCTCTACTACGCGCACTTCGACGATCTGGAGACGCCGCTGGAGGAGTCGCTGGGCGCCTTCGACGCCCTCGTCCAGGCGGGCACCGTCCGCCACATCGGCGCCTCCAACTACACGCCCGAGCGGCTCACCGCCGCCATCAAGCTCCAGCGCGAACATGGGCTGGCGGAGTTCACAGTCCTACAGCCTCACTACAACCTGGTCGAGCGCGAGTTCGAACGTAGGATCCTGCCGGTCGCCGACGCCTCGGACCTCGCCGTCGTTCCCTACTTCGCGCTGGCCAAGGGCTTCTTGACCGGCAAGTACCGGCCGGGCGGAGAGGTCGTCCGGTCCGAGCGGGCCGACGCGGCGCGCGCCTATCTCGACAAAGGGGGGGCGACCGTGCTCGAAGCGCTCGACGAAGTGGCCTCGTCGCGCGACACCACGGTGCCAGCCGTCGCGCTCGCTTGGCTACTTGCCCAGCCGTCGGTGGCCGCCCCAATCGCCAGTGCGCGGACCACGGAGCAGCTCGAGCAGATCCTGCCCGCCGCGACACTCGAGCTCACTTCGGCTGAGGTCGACAGGCTGTCGGCAACCAAGCCACAGTCGTGA
- a CDS encoding patatin-like phospholipase family protein — MCTAFVFAGGASLGAIEAGMLEALYERDVHAEVFVGASAGALNAGFAATHPQTAEAARELQDAWRSTKRRDVFPLSPAIALRALLGRSDHLVSNRGLRRLLEDRLGGLESIQDARVKLGVVVTDLLAGRERLVDSGPALPALLASAAIPGIYPPVNIEGRLYVDGGVADNTPIAAAMSLGADTIYVLATGMSARLERPPAGAVAMAVQASNMLVHSRLRHEINSLRNQARLVVLPPPWPLNVLPSDFSHADELIRAGLTNAREALMHSDPGGAPTDRALACLQDPVGDRLGSEW; from the coding sequence GTGTGCACGGCCTTTGTCTTCGCGGGAGGTGCGTCACTCGGCGCCATCGAGGCTGGAATGCTGGAAGCGCTCTATGAGCGTGATGTCCATGCCGAGGTGTTCGTGGGTGCGTCTGCGGGGGCTCTGAACGCAGGTTTCGCGGCGACACACCCGCAGACTGCGGAGGCGGCCCGCGAGCTGCAGGATGCCTGGCGCTCGACGAAGCGTCGCGACGTGTTTCCTCTCAGTCCAGCCATTGCGCTCCGCGCGCTCCTCGGGCGTTCGGATCACCTGGTCTCCAACCGAGGCCTGCGTCGCCTGCTGGAGGATCGACTCGGCGGACTCGAGAGCATTCAAGACGCACGCGTCAAGCTTGGGGTAGTTGTCACGGATCTCCTCGCCGGTCGCGAACGGCTCGTGGACTCGGGCCCAGCGCTCCCGGCCCTGCTGGCCAGCGCTGCCATCCCGGGGATCTACCCTCCGGTCAATATCGAGGGTCGCCTCTACGTGGATGGAGGCGTGGCCGACAACACGCCGATCGCCGCGGCGATGTCGCTCGGAGCGGATACCATTTACGTGCTCGCGACGGGCATGAGCGCGCGCCTGGAGCGTCCTCCGGCGGGCGCAGTCGCCATGGCAGTGCAGGCCTCCAACATGCTCGTCCACTCGCGGCTCCGACACGAGATCAACTCTCTGCGGAACCAGGCACGCCTCGTCGTCCTACCGCCGCCGTGGCCGCTCAATGTGCTGCCTTCCGACTTCTCTCACGCCGACGAGCTGATACGGGCCGGTCTGACGAACGCCCGTGAGGCCCTCATGCATTCCGACCCTGGTGGCGCACCCACAGACCGCGCCCTCGCGTGCCTCCAGGACCCGGTCGGTGATCGTCTCGGGTCCGAGTGGTAG
- a CDS encoding DUF5996 family protein, with the protein MTNHESPWPRITLSEWEETRDTLQLWTQIVGKIRLALEPMVNHWWQVPLYVSARGLTTSLMHTGGRGFEAEFDFVDHILHLRTSDGKFGRVLLEPRSVADFYAATMAALDALDTPVSILARPVELPETVPFAEDEEHRSYDAAAAQRFWLALLQAHRVFSLFRGRFVGKASPVHFFWGAADLAATRFSGRRAPRHPGGVPNCPDWVQELAYSHELSSCGFWPGGSAEGSFYAYAYPEPEGFAEWHVKPEAAFYEARLGEFLLPYEAVRVAHHPDEMLLAFLQSTYEAAAELGGWDRRMLETG; encoded by the coding sequence GTGACGAACCACGAGTCGCCGTGGCCCAGGATCACTCTGTCGGAGTGGGAGGAGACCCGCGACACTCTGCAGCTGTGGACCCAGATCGTCGGCAAGATCCGGCTGGCCCTGGAGCCCATGGTCAACCACTGGTGGCAGGTCCCTCTCTATGTGTCGGCCCGTGGGCTGACGACTTCGCTCATGCACACCGGAGGCCGCGGCTTCGAGGCTGAGTTCGACTTCGTGGACCACATCCTTCACCTGCGAACCTCCGACGGGAAGTTCGGAAGGGTCCTCCTCGAGCCTCGCTCGGTGGCCGACTTTTACGCCGCGACCATGGCAGCCCTAGATGCGCTCGACACACCGGTGAGCATCCTGGCGCGGCCGGTCGAGTTGCCTGAGACCGTACCCTTCGCGGAGGACGAAGAGCATCGGTCCTATGATGCCGCCGCCGCTCAGCGCTTCTGGCTCGCTCTTCTTCAGGCTCACCGGGTCTTCTCTCTATTCCGGGGCCGCTTCGTGGGCAAGGCCAGCCCCGTGCACTTCTTCTGGGGCGCGGCTGACCTCGCGGCGACGCGGTTCTCGGGCCGGCGGGCACCCAGGCACCCCGGTGGAGTGCCGAATTGCCCTGACTGGGTCCAGGAGTTGGCCTACAGCCATGAGCTCAGTAGCTGCGGCTTCTGGCCGGGCGGGAGCGCCGAGGGCTCCTTTTATGCCTACGCCTATCCCGAGCCCGAGGGCTTCGCCGAGTGGCACGTCAAGCCCGAGGCTGCCTTCTACGAAGCCCGCCTTGGCGAGTTCCTGCTGCCGTATGAAGCGGTGCGGGTGGCGCACCACCCCGACGAGATGCTACTGGCCTTCTTGCAGAGCACGTATGAGGCAGCGGCCGAGCTCGGTGGCTGGGACCGGAGAATGCTCGAGACTGGGTAG
- a CDS encoding pirin family protein, with amino-acid sequence MPTVTPDDWLILPRIPRPSIEAMTQRHVVSVTTAPSGFEGEGFPVRRAFAGMSMSDLDPFVHMDQMGEVDYAPGEPKGTPWHPHRGFETVTYMIDGTFAHQDSNGGGGLITNGATQWMTAGGGILHIETPPEELVVSGGLFHGIQLWVNLPAKDKMIPAAYQPLEADQVVLLSSEDGASLVRVIAGELAGHQGPGSTHTPMALMHATVSPGALLELPWNPGFNALIYVLAGSGRVGTPERPVDRGQLVALGPGDWIRVRADDTQDSSTVHLEVLVLGGQPIREPVTHYGPFVMNTRDEIVQALEDFEAGRLGRIPPNALMPHVPDPDPVRAEHTGI; translated from the coding sequence ATGCCCACCGTGACTCCCGATGATTGGTTGATCCTCCCCCGCATCCCCCGTCCCAGCATTGAAGCCATGACCCAGCGCCACGTGGTGTCAGTCACGACGGCTCCGAGCGGCTTCGAGGGCGAGGGGTTCCCGGTGCGGCGAGCCTTCGCCGGAATGAGCATGTCCGATCTGGACCCATTCGTGCACATGGACCAGATGGGCGAGGTCGACTACGCCCCCGGCGAGCCCAAGGGAACTCCTTGGCACCCGCACCGCGGGTTCGAGACCGTGACCTACATGATCGACGGCACCTTCGCCCACCAGGACTCCAACGGCGGTGGGGGCCTCATCACCAACGGCGCCACCCAGTGGATGACCGCCGGTGGAGGGATTCTGCACATCGAGACCCCACCCGAGGAGCTTGTGGTCTCGGGTGGTCTGTTCCACGGGATTCAGCTGTGGGTCAATCTGCCGGCCAAGGACAAGATGATCCCCGCGGCCTACCAACCGCTCGAGGCCGATCAGGTCGTGCTCTTGTCATCCGAAGACGGAGCATCCCTGGTGAGGGTGATCGCCGGCGAGCTCGCCGGACACCAGGGCCCCGGATCGACGCACACCCCGATGGCCCTCATGCACGCAACTGTGTCGCCGGGGGCGCTGCTGGAGCTTCCGTGGAACCCCGGCTTCAACGCCCTCATCTACGTCCTGGCCGGATCGGGTCGGGTGGGTACTCCAGAGCGGCCGGTTGACCGTGGCCAGCTGGTGGCGCTCGGCCCGGGAGACTGGATCCGCGTTCGTGCCGACGACACGCAGGACTCGAGCACTGTCCACCTCGAGGTCCTCGTGTTGGGCGGCCAGCCCATCCGAGAGCCTGTGACCCACTACGGACCATTCGTCATGAACACCCGAGACGAGATCGTGCAGGCCCTGGAAGACTTCGAGGCTGGTCGTCTTGGCAGGATCCCGCCGAATGCGCTGATGCCCCACGTGCCCGATCCCGATCCGGTGCGAGCCGAGCACACAGGGATTTGA
- a CDS encoding catalase, giving the protein MASERPAHTTTDAGIPVPSDEHSLTVGPDGPILLQDHYLIEQMANFNRERIPERQPHAKGGGAFGRFEVTADVSRYTKAAVFQPGTRTDTLIRFSTVAGERGSPDTWRDPRGFALKFYTSEGNYDVVGNNTPVFFVRDPMKFQHFIRSQKRRADSDLRDNDMQWDFWTLSPESAHQVTWLMGDRGIPKSWRHMNGYSSHTYMWANANGERFWVKYHFKTDQGIDFLAQQEADRVAGQDGDYHRRDLFEAIRRGDHPSWTLRVQIMPFEEAKTYRFNPFDLTKVWPHSDYPPQEVGRLTLDRNPTDFHTEIEQAAFEVNNLVPGVGVSPDKMLLARVFSYADAHRARLGVNYKQIPVNAPKVVAHSYSKDGAMRVENVSDPVYAPNSKGGPAADPQHYPYVERWAADGELMHAAYTLRRDDDDWGQPGSLVRNVMDDGQRDRLVSNVVGHLSKGVSEPVLARAFEYWRSIDKELGDRIANGVRSG; this is encoded by the coding sequence ATGGCGAGCGAGCGTCCAGCCCACACGACGACCGACGCTGGGATTCCGGTTCCAAGCGATGAGCACTCGTTGACGGTTGGTCCTGACGGCCCGATCCTGCTGCAAGATCACTATCTGATCGAGCAGATGGCGAACTTCAACCGGGAGCGCATCCCTGAGCGCCAGCCTCACGCAAAGGGAGGGGGGGCGTTCGGCCGTTTCGAGGTGACGGCCGATGTGAGCCGGTACACCAAGGCCGCCGTGTTCCAGCCAGGGACGAGGACCGATACTCTGATCCGCTTCTCGACCGTCGCGGGCGAGCGAGGTAGTCCGGACACGTGGCGAGATCCGCGTGGCTTCGCTCTGAAGTTCTACACGTCCGAGGGCAACTACGACGTCGTAGGCAACAACACTCCCGTGTTCTTCGTACGCGACCCGATGAAGTTCCAGCACTTCATTCGTTCCCAGAAGCGCCGGGCCGACTCCGACCTGCGGGACAACGACATGCAGTGGGACTTCTGGACGCTCTCGCCCGAATCGGCCCACCAGGTGACGTGGCTGATGGGCGACCGGGGGATCCCCAAGTCCTGGCGCCACATGAACGGCTACTCCAGCCACACGTACATGTGGGCCAATGCCAACGGCGAGCGGTTCTGGGTCAAATACCATTTCAAGACCGACCAGGGCATCGACTTCCTCGCCCAGCAAGAGGCCGACCGGGTCGCCGGACAGGACGGTGACTACCACCGGCGAGACCTGTTCGAGGCCATACGGCGCGGCGACCACCCCAGCTGGACGCTGAGGGTCCAGATCATGCCGTTCGAGGAGGCGAAGACCTACCGGTTCAATCCGTTCGATCTCACGAAGGTGTGGCCTCATTCCGACTATCCGCCGCAGGAAGTCGGCCGGCTGACGCTCGATCGCAACCCCACCGACTTCCACACTGAGATCGAGCAGGCGGCGTTCGAGGTCAACAACCTCGTGCCGGGTGTTGGTGTCAGTCCAGACAAGATGCTCCTGGCTCGTGTCTTCTCCTACGCCGACGCCCACCGGGCCCGCCTCGGTGTCAACTACAAGCAGATTCCGGTCAATGCGCCCAAGGTGGTCGCTCACAGCTACAGCAAGGATGGGGCGATGCGAGTCGAGAATGTCTCGGACCCGGTGTACGCCCCGAACTCGAAGGGGGGCCCGGCAGCGGATCCGCAGCACTACCCCTATGTGGAGAGGTGGGCAGCCGACGGCGAGCTCATGCACGCCGCTTACACCCTGCGCCGCGACGATGACGACTGGGGTCAGCCCGGCAGCCTGGTGCGCAACGTGATGGACGACGGCCAGCGGGACCGGCTCGTGTCCAACGTCGTCGGCCATCTGAGCAAGGGCGTGTCCGAGCCCGTCCTCGCGCGAGCCTTCGAATACTGGCGCAGCATCGACAAGGAGCTCGGCGACCGTATCGCCAACGGAGTCAGAAGCGGCTAG
- a CDS encoding glycosyltransferase family 4 protein, giving the protein MVAVSLVTLGSPDQVTGGYLYHRRLADVAPGHGAKIRFVSFADGFFPASALRAGDVIARARSRGVDVIVVDSIVASLLAPWLATHRLDLPMVAILHQPPGGIDHSPLATRVRAALDRSTYRRARRLLTASQALADQLESSGFARDRIRVVPPGRDVALAPEGATPELRSEGRVAFLCVGNWVARKGILSLLDAYARLPPEAGILHLVGDQAKDRPYAARIMTRLGDADLTGRVVVHGPVTKERVAALYAAADVFVLPSWKEPYGTVYGEAMAAGLPVVGWRAGNLLNLAEDGQQGVLVPPGDVEALASAMQELALDDAYRLRLASSARRRAQSLPTWDETARLFFSNLREVVDEDTS; this is encoded by the coding sequence ATGGTCGCCGTCTCCCTTGTGACCCTTGGCTCGCCGGACCAGGTGACCGGCGGTTACCTCTATCACCGCCGGCTGGCCGATGTCGCACCGGGACATGGAGCGAAGATCCGGTTCGTATCCTTTGCCGACGGCTTCTTCCCGGCCTCCGCTCTGCGCGCGGGCGACGTCATCGCTCGGGCCCGGAGCCGAGGTGTGGACGTAATCGTCGTCGACAGCATCGTTGCGAGCCTGCTCGCGCCGTGGCTCGCCACCCACCGGCTGGACTTGCCGATGGTGGCGATTCTTCACCAGCCGCCCGGTGGGATCGACCACAGCCCGTTGGCGACTCGCGTCCGGGCTGCTCTCGACCGCTCGACCTACCGTAGGGCGCGGCGCCTGCTCACAGCGAGCCAGGCCTTGGCCGATCAGCTCGAATCGAGCGGGTTTGCGCGGGATCGCATCAGGGTCGTGCCGCCGGGTCGAGACGTCGCTCTCGCGCCTGAAGGGGCGACCCCGGAGCTTCGCTCCGAAGGGCGCGTTGCTTTCCTGTGCGTGGGGAACTGGGTCGCGCGCAAGGGGATCCTGTCGCTTCTGGACGCCTATGCCCGGTTGCCGCCCGAGGCCGGCATCCTGCACCTGGTTGGCGATCAGGCCAAAGATCGCCCCTACGCGGCACGCATCATGACCCGGCTGGGCGATGCCGACTTGACCGGAAGGGTGGTCGTTCATGGCCCGGTGACCAAGGAGAGAGTGGCGGCGTTGTACGCCGCCGCAGACGTGTTCGTCCTCCCTAGTTGGAAGGAGCCGTACGGGACCGTCTACGGCGAAGCCATGGCGGCAGGACTTCCCGTGGTCGGATGGCGGGCTGGAAATCTCCTCAACCTCGCAGAGGACGGGCAACAGGGCGTCCTCGTGCCCCCCGGCGACGTCGAGGCTCTGGCGTCGGCAATGCAAGAGCTAGCGCTCGACGACGCCTACCGCCTCCGGCTCGCGTCGAGCGCCCGCCGACGAGCACAGTCCCTTCCCACGTGGGATGAGACCGCGCGGCTCTTCTTCTCCAACCTGCGGGAGGTTGTGGACGAAGACACCTCCTAA
- a CDS encoding 6-carboxytetrahydropterin synthase: MDEATYQVGTAKEVRALHLMPGVEGPEGQLHAHDYRIELLIERTTLGDEGMVCDLDLLDGALSDIIDRVRDRDLETIRPVDAEAVTVEIFARWVHGAIAAAVRSAGGETLTVRVWESPVAFGGYRATVGSLD, from the coding sequence ATGGATGAGGCCACCTACCAGGTCGGTACGGCGAAGGAAGTACGTGCTCTCCACCTGATGCCTGGGGTGGAGGGCCCGGAGGGTCAGCTCCACGCCCACGACTACCGGATAGAGCTGCTCATCGAACGTACCACTCTCGGCGACGAGGGCATGGTGTGCGACCTCGACCTCCTCGATGGAGCCCTCAGCGACATCATCGACCGCGTACGCGACCGGGATCTGGAAACGATCCGACCGGTTGACGCCGAGGCGGTGACGGTGGAGATCTTCGCCCGTTGGGTGCACGGCGCCATCGCAGCAGCCGTTCGGTCGGCCGGAGGAGAGACGCTGACGGTGAGGGTCTGGGAATCACCGGTGGCCTTCGGCGGCTACCGGGCCACGGTCGGCTCACTCGACTAG
- a CDS encoding zinc-binding alcohol dehydrogenase, whose amino-acid sequence MSTDLDQGQVLVRTDYSGISAGTEMLAFRGQLDPELPLDETIGPLAGTFRYPFRYGYSCAGRVERSRGRLPEGTLVVALHPHQDRFVLGDDEVIVLDGNDDARVATLFPLVETALQISLDAGERLREHVVVVGLGVVGILTASLLQRSGALVIAAEPKAWRRRAAESLGIRAVGPDQLANEVDDCTGGGGVSLLVELSGQPAALAGGLALLAHEGCALVASWYGTKEVSLPLGGAFHRRRLSLRSTQVSTIPARLGSRWTLARRRAVTRDLLAELPLERLATHEFPLGQAQEAFDAIDRQDDELLHVALRHG is encoded by the coding sequence TTGAGCACAGATCTTGACCAGGGGCAGGTCCTCGTCCGGACGGACTACTCGGGTATCAGCGCCGGTACCGAGATGCTGGCCTTTCGTGGTCAACTGGACCCGGAGCTACCTCTTGACGAGACGATCGGCCCGCTTGCCGGCACCTTCCGTTACCCCTTCCGTTATGGCTACAGCTGCGCCGGCCGCGTGGAGCGGTCGCGGGGACGACTGCCTGAAGGCACGCTGGTGGTTGCCCTCCATCCGCACCAGGACCGGTTTGTCCTGGGAGACGACGAGGTCATCGTCTTGGACGGCAATGACGACGCCAGGGTCGCCACTCTGTTTCCCCTCGTCGAGACTGCTCTGCAGATCAGCCTGGATGCGGGTGAGAGGCTGCGTGAGCATGTCGTCGTGGTCGGACTGGGTGTGGTCGGCATCCTGACCGCCAGCCTGCTCCAGCGGTCGGGAGCGTTGGTCATCGCAGCGGAGCCGAAGGCATGGCGACGACGAGCGGCAGAGTCCCTCGGCATTCGGGCCGTCGGACCCGATCAGCTTGCCAACGAGGTCGATGACTGCACCGGCGGAGGCGGCGTTTCGCTGCTGGTCGAGCTCAGCGGGCAGCCTGCGGCACTGGCTGGGGGGCTGGCGCTCTTGGCGCACGAGGGCTGTGCCCTGGTGGCGTCCTGGTACGGAACCAAGGAGGTCAGCCTTCCCTTGGGTGGTGCATTCCACCGCCGTCGGCTCTCATTGCGCAGCACGCAGGTCTCCACCATTCCGGCCCGCCTGGGTTCACGGTGGACGCTCGCCCGGCGGCGGGCCGTCACCCGTGACCTTCTGGCGGAGCTGCCTCTTGAACGACTGGCAACACACGAGTTCCCGCTGGGCCAGGCACAAGAGGCCTTCGACGCCATCGACCGCCAGGACGATGAGCTCCTCCACGTGGCGCTGCGTCATGGATGA
- the ribA gene encoding GTP cyclohydrolase II RibA, whose amino-acid sequence MAANPIRSKTAGSDGAVRLAGKPLLVARVAMPTSYGTFDARAYECPSGSIYLALLKGDVAGMSSVVTRLHSECLTGDTLGSLRCECGIQLRLAMRTIAAADRGLLLYATGHEGRGVGLVNKLRAYVEQDNGADTIDANVRLGLAVDDRDYADGASVIKALDVRSIRLLTNNPAKVDGLRAADIEVADVAPLATAAHARNLSYLRAKEHRLGHRRPTGAAADEGPDHEAIDTSDLLGQVSPPADRPYVVLKYAQTIDGRIATRTGDSKWISGDSERRISHALRAACDAVLVGVGTVIQDDPQLTVRMVPGVSPRRIVLDSTLRVPLTAKILEADAPTTILSTDRSGRELRSLLQARSIKVCLVDPGPDGVELRAGLAALRDEGVESLLVEGGAKVITSMLAARVVDRLIVGVAPTIMGRGTESVGALGVDRVIDGIRLTDRRVHTLPDDILLSWSVQQTSPRQ is encoded by the coding sequence ATGGCCGCAAACCCTATTCGGTCGAAGACGGCGGGGAGCGACGGGGCGGTTCGTCTCGCAGGCAAACCATTGCTGGTGGCCAGGGTCGCCATGCCGACGTCCTACGGCACCTTCGACGCCCGAGCTTACGAATGTCCGTCTGGATCCATCTACCTGGCTTTGCTCAAGGGCGACGTCGCCGGCATGTCCTCGGTGGTGACGAGGCTGCACTCCGAGTGCCTGACCGGGGACACCCTGGGTTCGTTGCGCTGCGAGTGTGGCATCCAGCTGCGGCTGGCCATGCGGACCATCGCTGCCGCTGACCGCGGGCTGCTCTTGTACGCCACGGGCCACGAAGGCCGTGGTGTCGGCCTTGTCAACAAGCTCCGTGCCTACGTGGAGCAGGACAACGGTGCCGACACGATCGATGCCAACGTCCGCCTTGGTCTCGCCGTGGACGATCGTGACTACGCCGATGGCGCCTCGGTCATCAAGGCGCTCGACGTGCGTTCGATCCGCCTGCTCACGAACAACCCCGCCAAAGTGGACGGCCTCCGCGCCGCCGACATCGAGGTTGCCGATGTCGCACCTTTGGCCACGGCTGCCCACGCCCGCAATCTCTCGTATCTACGGGCCAAGGAACATCGCCTGGGCCACCGTCGCCCCACGGGTGCAGCCGCCGATGAGGGCCCCGATCACGAGGCGATCGACACCAGTGATCTCCTGGGCCAGGTCTCGCCGCCCGCCGACCGCCCCTACGTCGTGCTGAAGTACGCCCAGACCATCGATGGCCGGATCGCCACCCGAACTGGCGACTCCAAATGGATAAGCGGCGATTCAGAGAGGCGGATCTCCCATGCCCTACGCGCCGCCTGCGACGCCGTCCTCGTCGGGGTCGGCACCGTCATCCAGGACGATCCTCAGCTGACCGTTCGCATGGTGCCCGGTGTCTCGCCTCGCCGCATAGTCCTCGACTCCACCCTCCGCGTCCCGCTAACGGCAAAGATCCTCGAGGCAGATGCACCGACGACTATCCTCTCCACTGACCGTTCGGGCCGCGAGCTCCGCTCCTTGCTGCAAGCCCGCAGCATCAAGGTTTGTCTCGTCGATCCTGGCCCGGACGGAGTCGAGCTCAGGGCAGGCTTGGCCGCGCTGCGCGACGAAGGGGTGGAATCGCTCCTCGTCGAAGGCGGCGCAAAGGTGATCACATCGATGTTGGCGGCCAGGGTTGTCGATCGTCTGATTGTCGGAGTTGCTCCGACGATCATGGGTCGGGGCACCGAATCCGTCGGAGCGTTGGGGGTCGACCGGGTCATCGACGGCATCCGGCTGACGGACCGGCGTGTGCATACGCTGCCCGACGACATCCTGCTCTCCTGGTCGGTCCAGCAAACAAGCCCTCGCCAGTGA